The nucleotide sequence GATTAGACATAGAtactataaatatttttattttattatcctctttcattatatattaatttttcaaGAATCTTAATCCATAGGTCTATAAATATGGTtcgattaaaatttatttatggaCTTATTTCAACTCCTACATATTTATACATATTTATGCAGTACTCCAgagtttaaatatattattttatatttttaaaaatcacaataacactaatgttattttatttaagttgtgatgttaattttttttttttttttttttttttgtcaaaaatcaACACAATAGCTGTGCTGTATGTTAAagtgtttatttttaaaaatcaacgtCACAGGATGCTAATGTTTAAAAGAAGACTCAGCGCGGAAGGGATAAAATAGGGATTAGGTGCTCCCTTTAAGAAAAATAGAACTTAGGCGCGCCCTTCAGGAATTCGACAATTTTAGGTGCCTCTTTGGGAAATTGTTAATAAGAAGCAAAACAaacgaatatataaataaatacagtAGGGATTTAGTAAATTAACAGCTAGCTGAAGCCGTATCCTTCGAACTGCAGCCATGGGCGTTCCGCCGAGTTCCTCAGCCTTGTTCCCTCtctttttgtcttcttctcctctgttCTTAGCCTTTCTCGTCCTCCTTTGTCCTCCCGTGCCTCTCTCCACGCCCATAATTCACCTCGACCGCCTCATTCTGCACTCATGCACCAAACCGCCATGGCCAATCATTgtcccttcttcctcctcctcctcctcctccttttccttttcttggccgaaagcgCCGACGACGAAGGCAGCATTCTCCTCCAATTCAAGTCCAAGCTTTCTTCCGACCGCCTCGGCGGGCCCCTCGCCGATTGGGGCCCCACCAACGGTGCCGGCCCCGGCCCCTGCGCCGCCAATTGGACCGGCGTCCGCTGCAAACGTGGCCGCGTCTCGACGCTCCAGCTCGAGAACATGGGCCTCTCCGGCGACGTCAGCCTCGAGGCCCTCGCGGGCCTTCCGGACCTCCGATCCCTCAGCATCAGCAACAACAACTTCCGTGGTCCCATCCCCAACCTGTCCGCGCTGCCGGAACTCAAATTCGCCTACCTATGGATGAACCGCTTCTCCGGCGAGGTTCCCGACGGTATGTTTGCGGCCATGCGGGGGCTGAAGAGGCTGTGGCTGTCGCAGAACAACTTCTCCGGCAGGATCCCGAGCTCCCTGACGGCGCCCAGGAAGCTCAGCCAGCTGCGGCTCGACGGCAACCACTTCGACGGGCCCATACCGGAGCTCTGGCAGCCGGATCTCAACTTCGTCAACGTCTCCTACAACAATCTGCAAGGCCCCATCCCCGTCCGGCTCAGCGCCATGAAAGCAGCCTGGTTTGCAGGTGATCAACTCTCTTCCAGCACATTAAAAGAAACAAATTAAATACCATTTCTCAATCTCATTTCCTATCTTCCTCAGGCAATCCTGATCTTTGCGGTGCACCACTCAGTGAGGAATGCCCTAAACCATccaagaagaagctctcttccgGACTCCTTATCGCCGTAATACTGATAGCAGTAGCTGCCATCCTCGTACTCGTGGGACTGGTTAGCTTCTTCCTCCGTCGACGGAAGAAACCCACTGAAACTGTTGCAGCAACCACTACAATATCCAATCAACTCCAGACCAACAAGACCGCGACAATTAAGCATCTGGAGGCTGATCGGATGGAGCTCGGATTGGTCGAGTACCACCACCGACCGGCCGAGCCGACGGGCAAGCTCTCGTTCCTCGTGGAAGGGAGGGAGGACTTCGAGCTCGAGGACTTACTCAGAGCCTCGGCCGAAGCTCTCGGCAATGGCAATTTGGGATCCTCCTACAAGGCCATCCTCCTCAGCGGCCAAACGGTCATCGTGAAGAGATTCAAGGAGATGAATGCGATGGGGAAAGAGGAGTTCGAGGAGCACCTGAGAACGCTGGGGAGGCTGTCGCACCCCAATTTGCTGCCTCTGCTGGCCTACTGCTACAGGAAGGAAGACAAGATGTTGATCACCAATTATAACCCCAGCGGAAGCTTGGCGCAAATGCTACACGGCAGTCACGGTCCTTCTCGAGTTTCGCCATTGAACTGGCCTCTGAGGTTAAAGATCATTAAAGGAGTAGCGAGGGGCCTCGCTCACCTGTACGAGGAGCTGCCCACGCTTATCGTTCCTCACGGCCACCTCAAATCCTCGAACGTGTTGCTGAATCCCCAATGCGAGCCCCTGCTCACAGACTACGCCCTCATGCCCATGCTCAACAGGGCGCTCGCTGCGGAGGCCATGGAGGGTTACAAGGCTCCGGAGTGCGCCGGCCAGCACGGAAAGCCTTGCCGGAAGAGCGACGTCTGGAGCTTGGGGATCTTGATACTCGAGATCCTGACCGGTAAGTTCCCGGCGAGTCATTTGAAACAGGGGAGAGCAGGGACGGACTTGGCGAGATGGGTGAACTCGGTGGTGAGGGAGGAGTGGACGGGGGAAGTGTTCGACACGAGCATGAAGGGCACCAAGAACTGCGAAGGGGAGATGCTGAAGCTGTTGCAGGTGGGAATGGCTTGCTGCGAGGTGGACGTGGGCAAGAGGTTGGAGTTGGAGGTGGCGATGGCGAGGATCGAGAACTTGAAGGAGAAGGAGAGTGATGCTGAGAATTCCTCCATTATCAGTGATGCTGAAGCGTATTCTTCCAAAGCAATGACGACTGAAGATGAAATCTCTTTCTCCATCAATAACTGAAGTGTGTTTGAAGATTTTGTGTTCAAGTCAAATTTGTTGAATTTCAGTTTGTTATTATCGGATTACTCTGGTGTTATAGTGAAGTTCGTAAAATAAAGATCAGTtcgaaggatttttttttttcagtatgTTAAACATTTATCTATTTGTGTAAAACATATTGGACAAAAATCAAAGCCTTTtgcctattttatttttttaatcatgaaAATGTCTCTTTCTTAGTTTTAATCAAAAGCACCTCGTTTTACCGGTAACTGATGATTAATTAACTAACTATCTTCCAATTTATTATTTCCATATTATTATCTTGTTTGTCCTCTCAACTTAGCTATATGAATGATGTGGCGGTAAGAAAGGATCTATCTGATAAGAATCAATTATCACATTGTAGGTCAAAGTTAAGACGATCAACACCAGGGAAATAGATCATTGGTCGATGGAAGAGATCTTTGTCCGATCGACCATCTGAGTAAACAAGTATAATTAATCCGGTCGATAGGAAAACAAGCTTCAGGAGCCCGAGCCGAGCGGGCCACTCGTCTGACTCGAAGAATGGCGTTGACATTATACACTTAATGAATTAATAAAATGAATAATtaataaagaaaagagaaaatcaaATAGAAATGAAGAAGGAAAGTAAAATCTTTATCCTGAGTactcaaatttttaataaataaatttaagtcTCCGGACATAGCGCAGACGA is from Zingiber officinale cultivar Zhangliang chromosome 7B, Zo_v1.1, whole genome shotgun sequence and encodes:
- the LOC122004735 gene encoding pollen receptor-like kinase 2 → MGARRRSNTVLVSTINDVDQGSVNVTLRTPPTSYEKSKSLDYEGSMVASADDEGSILLQFKSKLSSDRLGGPLADWGPTNGAGPGPCAANWTGVRCKRGRVSTLQLENMGLSGDVSLEALAGLPDLRSLSISNNNFRGPIPNLSALPELKFAYLWMNRFSGEVPDGMFAAMRGLKRLWLSQNNFSGRIPSSLTAPRKLSQLRLDGNHFDGPIPELWQPDLNFVNVSYNNLQGPIPVRLSAMKAAWFAGNPDLCGAPLSEECPKPSKKKLSSGLLIAVILIAVAAILVLVGLVSFFLRRRKKPTETVAATTTISNQLQTNKTATIKHLEADRMELGLVEYHHRPAEPTGKLSFLVEGREDFELEDLLRASAEALGNGNLGSSYKAILLSGQTVIVKRFKEMNAMGKEEFEEHLRTLGRLSHPNLLPLLAYCYRKEDKMLITNYNPSGSLAQMLHGSHGPSRVSPLNWPLRLKIIKGVARGLAHLYEELPTLIVPHGHLKSSNVLLNPQCEPLLTDYALMPMLNRALAAEAMEGYKAPECAGQHGKPCRKSDVWSLGILILEILTGKFPASHLKQGRAGTDLARWVNSVVREEWTGEVFDTSMKGTKNCEGEMLKLLQVGMACCEVDVGKRLELEVAMARIENLKEKESDAENSSIISDAEAYSSKAMTTEDEISFSINN